The bacterium genome includes the window ACCATCATCTTCAAAAGCATCTCTTCGGTATCCGATATCCTCGATGTCTTACTCTCTGGTTTATGTTGTTTTTTTGATTCGCCGCTAGACACCCTTTCTGCGATTATGCCTCTGTGAACACCGATAAGTTTTGCAGCTTCGTCAACATAAAGCTCTCTTTTCAGATTGTCCGGGATACGACGAATGACAGAAATCATGATTTCAGCAACGCGACGGAGTTCTGCAGCGCTTTTGGGTGAATAGAGCCCGAAAAGGAATGACATCGGTTCCTCCGCCTCTTTTAACAATGCTTCAAAATCCTGCCGCGTATGAAGAGCCAGGTAGCTCGCTGGATCTTCACCCTCAGGCAACAATACCAGCTTAACATCTAAATCAGATGATAGAGCCTCTCCTAGAGTCCGCAGGGCGGCCTTTCTGCCTGCCTCGTCACTGTCAAAGACGAGAATGACGCTTTCAGTATAGCGGCTCAAGAGCCTTGCATGCTCTGCCGTAAATGCGGTGCCGAGCGGAGCCACCGCGCTACGGAAACCTTCCTGAACAAGCCTGAGAACGTCCATCTGTCCTTCTGCGATTAGCGCACCCTCTCGGCGCAGATAGGGTCGAGCCTCGAAAAGTCCGTATAGAAGCTGGCCTTTCTTGAATATTTTTGTTTCAGGCGTATTTACGTACTTGGCAGGATTTGCGTCTTCGCCGAATATGCGGCCTGAAAAACCAACCAGTTTGCCGGATGCCGTCTTAATCGGAAAAACAATCCTGCCCGCAAGAAAAGGATAGAATCTGCCCTGATGATTGCCGAGAACGCCCGCATCAGAAAGCATCTTAGTTGAAAGTTTTAATTCTCTAGCGCGAGCAAGTAGTTCTGAAGTATCCTGGGGAACAAGACCAAGGGCGAACGTTTTTATATTCTCTTCCTTGAGCCCTCTGGATGCAAGGTATTGCCTGGCGCCCAGACCTTCTTCTGACCACAGCTTGTTCTTGTAAACCTTGAGTGCAATCTCAAGCGCATCATAAAGCGGCTTCGATGGATCATCCTCGGCCGTATACTCAATCTTTATGCCCAGTCTTTCCGCAAGATGCTTAACTGCCTCGGGAAAAGACAAGTTTTCGTAATTCATGACAAAGGTGAGCGCATTTCCTCCGGCACCGCACCCGAAGCAATGATAAGCCTGCCGCTCAGAACTGACGTTGAATGACGGGGTCTTTTCTTTGTGGAACGGACACAACCCGACAAAACTCCTGCCTGCTCTTTTCAAGGCTACGTACTCTCCAATAAGTCCAACTATATCTGTCTCAGCGCGAACACGTTCGATAATCTCTGCTGGAATCATACGGCAAGCCTCAAAACTGTTACCCCGTCGCCGCCCTCAAACGGTTCACCCACACGGAAGGAGCTTACCCTGCGGTCGGTTCTGGCAAACTCCATAACCAGATTTCTCAAAACGCCGGTTCCCTTGCCGTGGACGATGTATACCTCCTGTACCCCTAAGGAAAGCGCCTCCGTGACATAGAAAGACAATCTTTCATAAGCCTCTTCCGCATACATACCCCTTAACGATAGTCTTGTATCGAACGGAACCTCGTCTTTGACTTGCACAAAACTCTTGGCAGGACTGCTTTCAGATAGAGGTTCAAGATCAGACAAGGGAAGCGATATCTTGAGCGTCCCGAATTCGACAAGAACTTCGCCAGAGCGGTCGTGGATATCTACGACCGTACCTTCCTTGCGAATTTTTTTAGAACGTACTCTCATTCCCGCTTCGATATTAGCCTGACTTGATAGAAGATGCTTCTCTTTTTCAGAAGCTTTTAGCCCATCTTCCTGTTCCTTGAGAAGCCGTTTTGCGCTTAGAACGCTTTCACGAGATGCACCGGACTCTCTTATGGATTTCACAAGATTCTCTATATCGCGCCTTGCCTCGCTGAGCTGTCTTTTTTTCTCATTGATAAGCTCGGTATCGAATTTTTTCTGGCGTTCATCCAGTTCCGCTTCCCTGGCCCTGTATTTTTCTTCCTGTTCTTTGAGGTAGAGATATTCCTGCTCAAGCTTCATCCTGAGTTCTTCCGCTATAAGCCGTTCTTCGGACAATCTTCTGATAAGGTTCGACATCTCAACCAGCTCAGGCCGAAGATACTGTCTGGCCTTCGACGTTACTTCCTTGGGAAACCCTACATCATCGGCTATGGAGAGCGCGTTGGATGTGCCCGGAATCCCCATAATCAAACGGTAGGTTGGATGACCGACGAACTCCATTCCTGCGTTCTGCATGCCATGATGCTGTTCAACAAAGTACTTCAGTGATTCGAGATGGGTCGTGGCAATGACTGTCGCACCTTTCTCGTAAAGAGCGGAAAGAACAGCCATGCCCAAGGCTCCCCCCTCCTCGGGAGATGTCGAGGAACCAAGCTCATCCAGGAGTACAAGGGAGGTTTCGTCTGCATCCTCGAGAATTCTCTTAAGATTGGCTAAATGAGCGGTAAAACTCGAAAGGTTGTCGTCTATCGACTGCTCGTCTCCTATGTCTATGAATATTTTTTTAAAGAAAGGAATTCTCGTGTCCGCAGATGCAGGAAGATGCAAGCCGCAAAGGGAAAGTAGAGAAAGAATCCCGATAGATTTGAGCACTACGGATTTGCCTCCGGCGTTAGGGCCTGAGATGAGCAATATCTTCGTATCAGGCGACAACTTGAGATATAGAGGCACAACCTTGCGTTTCAGTTCAAGAAGCGGATGTCTTGCGTTTAAGATATCGAGGAATTCTGCATCGGGATCAACCCTTGATGCACTGAACCGCGAAGCCCACTGTGCGCGTCCAAAGATGAAGTCCAGGTCTTCTACTGCTTTGAGTGAGCGCTGAATTATATGCACGTTTTCGCGAACGGCGCCAGCAAGCTCAAGAAGAATCCTTTCCGTCTCCTCACGCTCCTCTTCCTTAAGGCTTCTTAGCCTGTTATTCCCCGTAACGCTTTCGAAAGGTTCAATAAAAACAGTAGCTCCTCCTGATGAAGTTGCATGAACGATACCCTGGAGTTCATCTCCTCTTTCCCTGCGCACGGCAAGAACCAGTCTGCCTTCACGAAAATGTATTGCAGATTCCTGAAATATCTCCGGTCTCGAAGAAATCATGCTTTCCAAACCACGCATTACAACCCTGCGTTCTGAAGCCATCGAACGCCTTAGCTCCGCGAGTCGCGGAGAACAGGATTCTTTGACGCCGTCTTCATCAACTGTCTCGACTATGCGTGCTCGAAGTCCCTCAATGGACTTGACTCCTGAACCTGCCTGTTTGATAAGTGGATACTCCTCATCGCTTGCTGATGAAATCCTTCTTTCTATCGTCGAAAAACCTTCAAGAATCGTTGACAGTTTAAGAAACTCCTTCGGAGCGAGATATCGCTCCTTCTCCAGTGACTCAATCAAAGCATCTGTACCAGCGCAAACACTGAAAGGCAAACTCTGCTTAAAACACAGAGCTTCCTCTGTTTCGCTGAAACGAACAATCGCTTCCCGAGGATTCTCGCACGGAGCAAGCGACATTGCCTTTCTTTTTGCACCAGGCGTCGCACACGCCTCGGCAATCATTCCGCGAATACGCGTAAAATCGAGACGATCAAACGTCTCTTCCGGAATCACGTCAGTACTGAGTATCCTTCTGGCGCTTGCGCCAAGTCTTGCGCCGCGCCTCTATAAGCTTGCGTTTGCGCTTCTCGCTTGGTTTTTCGTAAAACTCATGACGCTTGTAGTCACGCAATATGCCTGCTTTTTCGCAGGCTCTGCGAAAACGACGCATAAAGCTTTCGTAAGATTCACCTTCGCGCACATTTATAGTTGCCAATCAGTTCACCTCCTTTCTTGAGGCGTTAATAATTTAATAATATCGACCAGTTAAACATCGTAAAGATTATAGACGTTTGCCAGTGCCGCAATTGCGGCAGTTTCGGATCTCAATCGTCTGAGCCCCAGGGAGAAAATCTTTGCGCCCGCTACGGTAAGACTCTCTATCTCGTCTGGCGCAAACCCGCCCTCGGGACCGATGATGAGTGCAATT containing:
- a CDS encoding DNA primase; its protein translation is MIPAEIIERVRAETDIVGLIGEYVALKRAGRSFVGLCPFHKEKTPSFNVSSERQAYHCFGCGAGGNALTFVMNYENLSFPEAVKHLAERLGIKIEYTAEDDPSKPLYDALEIALKVYKNKLWSEEGLGARQYLASRGLKEENIKTFALGLVPQDTSELLARARELKLSTKMLSDAGVLGNHQGRFYPFLAGRIVFPIKTASGKLVGFSGRIFGEDANPAKYVNTPETKIFKKGQLLYGLFEARPYLRREGALIAEGQMDVLRLVQEGFRSAVAPLGTAFTAEHARLLSRYTESVILVFDSDEAGRKAALRTLGEALSSDLDVKLVLLPEGEDPASYLALHTRQDFEALLKEAEEPMSFLFGLYSPKSAAELRRVAEIMISVIRRIPDNLKRELYVDEAAKLIGVHRGIIAERVSSGESKKQHKPESKTSRISDTEEMLLKMMVTNSEFVAIALKHLAPSYINERDSRELLELLYKKSSERERFTPGEIMDALSEHMRQKVSEWSLSELKYSKEEFSRTLAHYIYQRTREKLRNDLREAENVGDAERAKRILSQLNSLVRESNKIYQGI
- a CDS encoding 30S ribosomal protein S21, yielding MATINVREGESYESFMRRFRRACEKAGILRDYKRHEFYEKPSEKRKRKLIEARRKTWRKRQKDTQY